The Vespa velutina chromosome 4, iVesVel2.1, whole genome shotgun sequence genome has a window encoding:
- the LOC124948231 gene encoding eukaryotic peptide chain release factor subunit 1 isoform X2, with protein MSNEETSADRNVEIWKIKKLIKSLEMARGNGTSMISLIIPPKDQISRVSKMLADEFGTASNIKSRVNRLSVLGAITSVQHRLKLYTKVPPNGLVIYCGTIVTEEGKEKKVNIDFEPFKPINTSLYLCDNKFHTEALTALLADDNKFGFIVMDGNGALFGTLQGNTREVLHKFTVDLPKKHGRGGQSALRFARLRMEKRHNYVRKVAEVATQLYITNDKPNIAGLILAGSADFKTELSQSDMFDPRLQAKVIKLVDVSYGGENGFNQAIELAAESLQNVKFIQEKKLIGRYFDEISQDTGKYCFGVEDTLRALELGSVETLICWENLDIQRYVLKNHTNAEEKVLHLTPEQEKDKTHFTDKESGVELELVECQPLLEWLANNYKSFGATLEIITDKSQEGSQFVRGFGGIGGILRYKVDFQSLQADEPLDDVDLDDY; from the exons ATGTCCAACGAGGAAACTTCCGCCGACCGCAATGTCGAAATctggaaaataaagaaactcaTAAAGAGTCTCGAAATGGCTAGAGG GAATGGTACCAGTatgatttcattaattatacccCCTAAAGACCAAATATCGAGAGTAAGCAAGATGTTAGCCGATGAATTTGGAACTGCGTCTAATATTAAGTCCCGTGTAAATAGATTATCGGTTTTGGGTGCAATTACATCTGTACAACATaggttaaaattatataccaaag tgCCTCCAAATGGCCTGGTAATATACTGTGGTACTATTGTCACCGAAgaaggcaaagaaaaaaaagtcaatattGATTTTGAACCATTTAAACCTATTAAtacttctttatatctttgtgATAATAAG TTTCATACAGAAGCCCTTACTGCATTATTAGcggatgataataaatttggaTTTATTGTTATGGATGGTAATGGGGCTTTATTTGGTACTCTTCAAGGAAATACACGTGAagttttacataaatttacTGTTGACCTCCCTAAAAAACATG GTAGAGGAGGTCAGTCAGCTCTTCGTTTTGCTCGGTTACGTATGGAAAAACGACATAATTACGTCCGAAAAGTAGCTGAAGTAGCTACACAACTTTATATTACCAATGACAAGCCTAATATTGCTGGATTGATATTAGCAGGAAGTGCAGATTTCAAAACAGAACTTAGTCAATCAGATATGTTTGATCct AGATTGCAAgcaaaagttataaaattagTTGATGTGTCGTATGGAGGAGAAAATGGTTTTAATCAGGCCATTGAATTAGCGGCTGAATCTTTGCAAAATGTAAAAttcattcaagaaaaaaaactcattg gTCGTTATTTTGATGAAATTTCTCAAGATACTGGAAAATATTGTTTTGGTGTAGAAGATACATTAAGAGCTTTGGAATTAGGTAGTGTAGAAACGTTAATTTGTTGGGAGAATTTAGATATTCAACGATATGTCTTAAAAAATCATACAAATGCAGAAGAGAAAGTATTACACTTGACAccagaacaagaaaaagacaaaactcATTTTACCGATAAAGAG AGTGGAGTAGAATTGGAACTTGTGGAATGTCAACCGCTACTTGAATGGCTTGCGAATAATTATAAGAGCTTCGGTGCCACCTTGGAAATTATTACAGACAAGTCACAGGAAGGATCACAATTTGTCAGAGGGTTTGGTGGAATTGGAG GAATCCTCCGCTACAAAGTTGACTTCCAGTCACTGCAGGCCGATGAGCCTCTTGATGATGTTGACCTCGATGATTACTAA
- the LOC124948231 gene encoding eukaryotic peptide chain release factor subunit 1 isoform X1 — MSNEETSADRNVEIWKIKKLIKSLEMARGNGTSMISLIIPPKDQISRVSKMLADEFGTASNIKSRVNRLSVLGAITSVQHRLKLYTKVPPNGLVIYCGTIVTEEGKEKKVNIDFEPFKPINTSLYLCDNKFHTEALTALLADDNKFGFIVMDGNGALFGTLQGNTREVLHKFTVDLPKKHGRGGQSALRFARLRMEKRHNYVRKVAEVATQLYITNDKPNIAGLILAGSADFKTELSQSDMFDPRLQAKVIKLVDVSYGGENGFNQAIELAAESLQNVKFIQEKKLIGRYFDEISQDTGKYCFGVEDTLRALELGSVETLICWENLDIQRYVLKNHTNAEEKVLHLTPEQEKDKTHFTDKESGVELELVECQPLLEWLANNYKSFGATLEIITDKSQEGSQFVRGFGGIGGILRYKVDFQSMQLEDIEIDSFDLDDY, encoded by the exons ATGTCCAACGAGGAAACTTCCGCCGACCGCAATGTCGAAATctggaaaataaagaaactcaTAAAGAGTCTCGAAATGGCTAGAGG GAATGGTACCAGTatgatttcattaattatacccCCTAAAGACCAAATATCGAGAGTAAGCAAGATGTTAGCCGATGAATTTGGAACTGCGTCTAATATTAAGTCCCGTGTAAATAGATTATCGGTTTTGGGTGCAATTACATCTGTACAACATaggttaaaattatataccaaag tgCCTCCAAATGGCCTGGTAATATACTGTGGTACTATTGTCACCGAAgaaggcaaagaaaaaaaagtcaatattGATTTTGAACCATTTAAACCTATTAAtacttctttatatctttgtgATAATAAG TTTCATACAGAAGCCCTTACTGCATTATTAGcggatgataataaatttggaTTTATTGTTATGGATGGTAATGGGGCTTTATTTGGTACTCTTCAAGGAAATACACGTGAagttttacataaatttacTGTTGACCTCCCTAAAAAACATG GTAGAGGAGGTCAGTCAGCTCTTCGTTTTGCTCGGTTACGTATGGAAAAACGACATAATTACGTCCGAAAAGTAGCTGAAGTAGCTACACAACTTTATATTACCAATGACAAGCCTAATATTGCTGGATTGATATTAGCAGGAAGTGCAGATTTCAAAACAGAACTTAGTCAATCAGATATGTTTGATCct AGATTGCAAgcaaaagttataaaattagTTGATGTGTCGTATGGAGGAGAAAATGGTTTTAATCAGGCCATTGAATTAGCGGCTGAATCTTTGCAAAATGTAAAAttcattcaagaaaaaaaactcattg gTCGTTATTTTGATGAAATTTCTCAAGATACTGGAAAATATTGTTTTGGTGTAGAAGATACATTAAGAGCTTTGGAATTAGGTAGTGTAGAAACGTTAATTTGTTGGGAGAATTTAGATATTCAACGATATGTCTTAAAAAATCATACAAATGCAGAAGAGAAAGTATTACACTTGACAccagaacaagaaaaagacaaaactcATTTTACCGATAAAGAG AGTGGAGTAGAATTGGAACTTGTGGAATGTCAACCGCTACTTGAATGGCTTGCGAATAATTATAAGAGCTTCGGTGCCACCTTGGAAATTATTACAGACAAGTCACAGGAAGGATCACAATTTGTCAGAGGGTTTGGTGGAATTGGAG GTATTCTACGTTACAAAGTGGACTTTCAAAGTATGCAGCTGGAAGACATTGAAATTGATAGTTTCGATCTGGATGACTATTAA